The Mesorhizobium sp. B1-1-8 genome contains a region encoding:
- the lpdA gene encoding dihydrolipoyl dehydrogenase has product MKEISCKLLVIGAGPGGYVCAIRAGQLGIDTVIVEFGKPGGTCLNVGCIPSKALIHAAEEFEKVAHMAGGKSPLGIAVAAPTLDLAKTVAWKDGIVSRLTGGVAGLLKKARVKTVHGWATFRDGKTVAVETETGVQVIRAETVVIATGSAPVELPFLPFGGPVISSTEALALSEVPKTLAVVGGGYIGLELGMAFARMGGKVSVVEALPRVLAQYDAELTRPVLKRLAELGVEVMTGAKAKGLSTKGDALLVETADGKNAKVAADRILVTVGRRPLTDGWGLEQIDLDMAGKFIRIDDQCRTSMRGIYAIGDVTGEPMLAHRAMAQGEMVAEIVAGHKRSWDKRVIPAICFTDPELVTAGLSPEEAKALGGEMKIGLFPFAANGRAMTKQGEDGFVRVVARADNHLVLGIQAVGQSVSELSAAFGLALETGARLEDIAGTIHAHPTQGEAFQEAALKGLGHALHI; this is encoded by the coding sequence ATGAAAGAAATCTCCTGCAAGCTGCTCGTCATCGGTGCCGGACCGGGCGGCTATGTCTGCGCCATCCGCGCCGGCCAGCTCGGCATCGACACGGTGATCGTCGAGTTCGGCAAGCCGGGCGGCACCTGCCTCAATGTCGGCTGCATTCCGTCCAAGGCACTCATCCATGCGGCGGAGGAGTTCGAGAAGGTCGCGCATATGGCCGGCGGCAAGAGCCCGCTCGGCATTGCGGTCGCCGCGCCGACGCTCGACCTGGCCAAGACGGTCGCCTGGAAGGACGGTATCGTTAGCCGGCTGACGGGCGGCGTCGCCGGGCTGCTGAAGAAAGCCAGGGTCAAGACCGTGCATGGCTGGGCGACGTTTCGCGACGGCAAGACTGTCGCGGTCGAGACCGAGACCGGCGTGCAGGTCATTCGCGCCGAGACGGTGGTGATCGCCACCGGCTCGGCGCCGGTCGAACTGCCTTTCCTGCCCTTCGGCGGCCCTGTCATCTCCTCGACGGAAGCACTGGCGCTGAGCGAAGTTCCAAAGACACTCGCGGTCGTCGGCGGCGGTTATATCGGGCTCGAACTCGGCATGGCCTTCGCCAGGATGGGGGGCAAGGTGAGCGTGGTCGAAGCGCTGCCGCGGGTGCTGGCGCAGTATGACGCGGAGCTGACAAGGCCTGTGCTGAAGCGGCTAGCCGAACTCGGCGTCGAGGTGATGACAGGCGCCAAGGCCAAGGGGCTGTCGACAAAGGGCGATGCGCTGCTGGTCGAGACTGCCGACGGCAAGAACGCCAAGGTTGCCGCCGACAGGATCCTGGTCACGGTCGGCCGCAGGCCGCTCACCGATGGCTGGGGCCTGGAGCAGATCGACCTCGACATGGCCGGCAAATTCATCCGCATCGACGACCAGTGCCGAACATCGATGCGCGGCATCTACGCCATCGGCGACGTCACCGGCGAGCCGATGCTGGCGCATCGCGCCATGGCGCAGGGCGAGATGGTGGCCGAGATCGTCGCCGGCCATAAGCGCAGCTGGGACAAGCGCGTCATTCCGGCAATCTGCTTCACCGATCCGGAACTGGTCACCGCCGGCCTGTCGCCGGAGGAGGCCAAGGCCCTGGGCGGCGAAATGAAGATCGGGCTATTCCCCTTTGCCGCCAACGGCCGCGCCATGACCAAACAGGGCGAGGACGGTTTTGTGCGGGTCGTGGCGCGTGCGGATAACCATCTGGTGCTTGGCATCCAGGCGGTCGGGCAGAGTGTATCGGAACTATCGGCGGCGTTCGGCCTGGCGCTGGAAACGGGCGCGCGGCTGGAGGATATCGCGGGGACGATCCATGCCCATCCGACGCAGGGCGAGGCGTTCCAGGAAGCGGCGCTGAAGGGCCTGGGGCACGCGCTGCATATTTGA
- a CDS encoding saccharopine dehydrogenase family protein yields the protein MKKIVVVGAGKIGSTIAEMLSSTGDYRVTLVDRAAAQLTAAELPAGVETLELDIAAPGALEKTLAGKFAVLSAAPFHLTTRIAEAAAAIGVHYLDLTEDVVSTRRVKELARSGKSAFIPQCGLAPGFISIVANDLASRFDTLESVRMRVGALPQYPSNALNYNLTWSTDGVINEYCEPCEAIVEGELIEVPPLEEREEFSLDGVTYEAFNTSGGLGTLAETLKGKVRTLNYRTIRYPGHAAIMKALLNDLGLRHRRDVLKDIFESALPATLQDVVIVFVTVSGRRQGRLLQETYANKIYSKRVGDVVRSAIQITTASGICAVLDMLADCSLPATGFVKQEDIALDAFLANRFGRAYAQHEMVSRLAG from the coding sequence ATGAAGAAAATCGTTGTCGTCGGCGCCGGCAAAATCGGCTCGACCATTGCCGAAATGCTTAGCTCCACGGGTGACTATCGCGTCACGCTCGTCGACCGCGCGGCGGCCCAGCTCACCGCCGCCGAATTGCCGGCCGGCGTCGAGACGCTGGAGCTGGATATCGCCGCCCCCGGTGCGCTGGAGAAAACCCTTGCCGGCAAATTCGCGGTGCTGAGCGCAGCACCTTTCCATCTCACCACGCGCATCGCCGAAGCCGCAGCCGCCATCGGCGTGCACTATCTCGACCTCACCGAGGACGTCGTCAGCACCCGCCGGGTCAAGGAACTGGCGCGTTCCGGAAAGAGCGCTTTCATCCCGCAATGCGGGCTGGCGCCGGGCTTCATCTCGATCGTCGCCAACGATCTCGCCAGCCGCTTCGACACGCTGGAGAGCGTGCGCATGCGCGTCGGCGCGCTGCCGCAATATCCGTCGAACGCGTTGAACTACAACCTCACCTGGAGCACGGACGGCGTCATCAACGAATATTGCGAACCCTGCGAGGCGATCGTCGAGGGCGAGCTGATCGAGGTGCCGCCGCTGGAGGAGCGCGAGGAATTCTCGCTCGACGGCGTCACCTACGAGGCCTTCAACACCTCGGGCGGGCTGGGCACTCTGGCCGAGACGCTGAAGGGCAAGGTGCGTACGCTGAACTACCGCACCATCCGCTACCCCGGCCACGCCGCGATCATGAAGGCGCTGCTCAACGATCTCGGCCTGCGCCATCGCCGCGACGTGCTGAAGGATATCTTCGAGAGCGCCCTGCCGGCGACGCTGCAGGACGTGGTCATCGTCTTCGTCACCGTTTCGGGCCGCAGACAGGGACGTCTGCTGCAGGAGACCTACGCCAACAAGATCTATTCCAAGCGCGTCGGCGACGTCGTGCGCAGCGCCATCCAGATCACCACCGCCTCCGGCATCTGCGCCGTGCTCGACATGCTGGCCGACTGCTCGCTGCCGGCGACCGGCTTCGTCAAGCAGGAGGACATCGCGCTCGACGCCTTCCTCGCCAACCGCTTCGGCCGCGCCTACGCCCAGCACGAGATGGTAAGCCGGCTGGCGGGATGA
- a CDS encoding Lrp/AsnC family transcriptional regulator, with protein sequence MISEAEQALLTLLRANARASTAELARQLGVSRTTVQSRIERLEQRGIIAGYGVRLSPDYEQGLVKAHVLLTVTPKLADKVVRSLQALPQVRTLHSVSGNFDMIVIVDAPSIRDLDALLDRIGAMDGVERTSSSIILSTRVDR encoded by the coding sequence ATGATCAGCGAAGCCGAACAGGCGCTGCTTACGCTGTTGCGGGCCAACGCGCGCGCGTCGACCGCCGAGTTGGCGCGGCAGCTCGGCGTGTCGCGCACCACTGTGCAGAGCCGGATCGAGCGCCTGGAGCAGCGCGGCATCATCGCCGGCTATGGCGTGAGATTATCGCCGGACTATGAGCAGGGGTTGGTCAAGGCGCATGTGCTGCTCACGGTCACGCCAAAGCTCGCCGACAAGGTGGTGCGCAGCCTGCAGGCGCTGCCGCAGGTCCGCACGCTGCATTCGGTGAGCGGCAATTTCGACATGATCGTCATCGTCGACGCGCCATCGATCCGCGACCTCGACGCGCTGCTCGATAGGATCGGGGCGATGGATGGCGTAGAGCGGACGTCGTCGTCGATTATTCTGTCGACACGGGTGGATCGGTAG